Proteins found in one Campylobacter lari genomic segment:
- a CDS encoding coproporphyrinogen III oxidase family protein, translating into MNFLQKLALSYSHKAMQKSLENGFNVKLLKEGQEKKVNSKKSYMLYAHIPFCHTFCPYCSFHKYYYNEDLAKRYFESLREEIKQIKDKGFDFTSMYVGGGTTLINEEELAKTLELCKKLFSIKEISCETDPNHINPKKLEMFKGLIDRLSCGIQSFDDDILKKVARYHKFGSSKELQEKLSKAIGVLPIMSIDLIFNFPSQTKEQLLNDLEIAKSLKPQQITTYPLMKSNLTKDNIAKTLGVSFKDNEFEFYKIIIDFFKDYERNNAWSFSLEKSSFNDEYVSSHHEYLGVGSGAFSFLDGELLINAFNLNDYSKLIKEKQNANIAKANFSKKEIIKYVFLTEMFAGKIEIDKFNKTLECNLEKDLFIELLGLKLSGAIKKEGNTLYTSEFGRYLFMVLMKDFYTGMDLVRAVFRDDKRLQDKEHINIMQENVDPLDFKSMEFKG; encoded by the coding sequence ATGAATTTTTTACAAAAACTAGCTCTTTCTTACTCACACAAGGCTATGCAAAAATCTTTAGAAAATGGCTTTAATGTTAAACTTTTAAAAGAAGGACAAGAAAAAAAAGTTAATTCAAAAAAATCTTATATGCTATATGCTCATATACCATTTTGTCATACTTTTTGCCCATACTGCAGTTTTCATAAATACTACTACAATGAAGATTTAGCAAAAAGGTATTTTGAAAGTTTAAGGGAAGAAATCAAACAAATTAAAGACAAGGGGTTTGATTTTACTTCTATGTATGTAGGTGGTGGTACTACTTTAATCAACGAAGAAGAACTTGCTAAAACCTTAGAACTTTGCAAAAAATTATTTAGCATCAAAGAAATTTCTTGTGAAACCGATCCAAATCACATTAATCCTAAAAAGTTAGAAATGTTTAAAGGACTTATAGATCGTTTAAGTTGTGGTATACAAAGCTTTGATGATGATATCTTAAAAAAAGTAGCAAGATATCATAAATTTGGTTCAAGCAAAGAACTTCAAGAAAAGCTTTCTAAAGCCATAGGTGTACTTCCTATTATGAGTATTGATTTGATTTTTAATTTTCCTTCTCAAACCAAAGAGCAATTACTCAATGATTTAGAAATAGCCAAAAGTTTAAAACCTCAACAAATCACAACTTATCCTTTAATGAAATCAAATCTAACTAAAGATAATATCGCAAAAACCTTAGGAGTAAGTTTTAAAGATAATGAATTTGAATTTTATAAAATCATTATAGATTTTTTCAAAGATTATGAAAGAAATAATGCATGGTCGTTTTCTTTAGAAAAAAGTAGTTTTAATGATGAGTATGTAAGCAGCCATCATGAGTATTTGGGTGTAGGAAGTGGGGCTTTTAGCTTTTTAGATGGAGAGCTTTTAATTAATGCTTTTAATTTAAATGATTATTCTAAGCTCATCAAGGAAAAACAAAATGCAAATATTGCTAAAGCTAATTTTAGTAAAAAAGAAATCATCAAATATGTCTTTTTAACCGAAATGTTTGCTGGTAAAATCGAGATCGATAAATTTAACAAAACCTTAGAATGTAATCTAGAAAAAGATCTTTTTATAGAGCTTTTAGGGCTTAAATTAAGCGGAGCTATAAAAAAAGAAGGCAATACTTTATATACAAGTGAATTTGGACGTTATTTGTTTATGGTATTGATGAAAGATTTTTATACAGGTATGGATTTAGTGCGTGCTGTATTTAGAGATGATAAACGCTTACAAGATAAAGAACACATTAATATCATGCAAGAAAATGTTGATCCGCTTGATTTTAAAAGTATGGAATTTAAAGGATAG
- a CDS encoding mini-MOMP protein has protein sequence MKKIFIAFFVFLLGLISVSNSAPLDEIFQDVNVSGSMRYRFEHNSPKDRGNNNFNQRIQIQMH, from the coding sequence ATGAAAAAGATTTTTATAGCATTTTTTGTATTTTTATTAGGACTTATAAGCGTATCAAATTCTGCACCTTTAGATGAAATTTTTCAAGATGTTAATGTTTCAGGCAGTATGCGTTATCGTTTTGAGCATAACAGTCCAAAAGATAGAGGAAATAATAATTTTAACCAAAGAATTCAAATTCAAATGCATTAA